In the genome of Mytilus edulis chromosome 3, xbMytEdul2.2, whole genome shotgun sequence, one region contains:
- the LOC139514944 gene encoding uncharacterized protein, which produces MLIKERGLIPLFLLSITDAVLVYEIRCPGRSEKRLLSNRCPNPSQFHCLLTAADEVYKSECRNREWVIKGNYPVRRGFRQYIDYEPCPIDRYQSFVFWSNGDHQCSMLKSLCSEKGQVQYDNGTSTSDKRCNCDTASGYVFAVPPKNKRFCVSSEEDCSCLQKTCMDLHRQNADNDCARREMIETYTVSTTGHKRMDIKEEHNSTKQISRFTNTIHIKSEGILFYGMAVFLIIVTIMFDLMVIISVAFCRLELLCQREHEKRDTVLPKIDFVNRGKQLILSDIIILHNDEDYYNFAIYKGHLKFIAKQFGHNDVTIESFKDVFPSTEKIPLREVIKQCKFLFLYVSGIYFPSEVAMYGLNEKEINSVLMLPKKITKYPSIKTVCAYSNFIYSEIDLDYYNYKNEKTIRESYKETFKLILESIKK; this is translated from the exons CACTATTTCTTTTGAGTATTACTGATGCAGTACTGGTATACGAAATTCGTTGTCCTGGACGATCGGAAAAGAGGCTTCTTTCAAATCGATGTCCGAATCCCAGTCAGTTCCATTGCTTATTAACTGCCGCTGATGAAGTATACAAGTCGGAATGTCGAAATAGAGAATGGGTGATTAAAG GGAATTATCCCGTAAGACGAGGTTTTAGGCAGTATATCGATTATGAACCTTGTCCGATAGACAGATACCAATCATTTGTATTCTGGTCCAATGGAGATCATCAGTGCAGCATGTTAAAGTCATTGTGTTCAGagaaaggtcaagttcaatatgATAATGGAACAAGTACTAGTGATAAAAGATGTAATTGTGATACTGCAAGTGGTTATGTTTTTGCAGTCCCACCGAAAAATAAACGTTTTTGTGTGTCATCTGAAGAAGACTGTAGTTGTCTACAAAAGACATGCATGGATCTCCATAGACAGAATGCAG ATAATGATTGTGCTAGACGGGAAATGATAGAAACATATACAGTTTCCACGACAGG ACATAAGAGAATGGACATTAAAGAAGAACATAATTCAACAAAACAGATCTCCAGGTTTACAAACACAATACATATAAAATCAG AAGGAATATTATTTTATGGGATGGCAGTGTTTCTAATTATTGTAACTATAATGTTTGATCTGATGGTAATTATTAGTGTTGCATTCTGTCGGCTAG AACTACTTTGTCAAAGGGAACATGAAAAAAGAGACACAGTTCTACCTAAAATCGATTTTGTAAACAGAGGAAAACAGTTAATTTTATCAG atatcATTATTCTGCACAATGACGAGGACTACTACAATTTTGCCATCTATAAGGGTCACCTAAAATTTATTGCAAAGCAGTTCGGTCACAACGATGTTACTATTGAGTCGTTCAAGGATGTATTTCCATCGACGGAAAAGATTCCATTACGAGAAGTTATCAAACAatgtaaatttttatttctttatgtttCAGGAATATATTTTCCTTCTGAAGTTGCTATGTATGGACTGAATGAAAAAGAGATAAACTCTGTACTTATGTTGCCAAAGAAAATCACTAAATATCCATCAATCAAAACTGTGTGCgcttattcaaattttatttactcGGAAATCGATTTGGATTACTACAAttataaaaacgaaaaaacaaTTCGAGAATCGTacaaagaaacatttaaactgaTTTTGGAAAGTATAAAAAAGTAG